DNA from Plasmodium falciparum 3D7 genome assembly, chromosome: 8:
TGATGTACATACTAGTGAAAACAAAgtggaatataaaaaatattgtaatgatattataaagaGACAAACTATTATGTTTAGTGCAACGTTCAGAAAAGAAATACAAGTATTAGCAAaagaatatttatgtaaatatacgTTCTTACTTGTAGGTAAGGTTGGTAGtacaaatgaatatattaaacaaaattTGGTCTTTGTAgaggaagaaaataaatgtaattatttattaaatctattagcagaaaataataatggatTAACTATCTTATTTGTtgaaacaaaaagaaaagcaGATATTATTGAAAGATTTTTAAGCAATCAGAAATTAAATGCTGTATGTATACATGGTGATAAGAGTCAAGATGAAAGAGAACGAGCcctaaaattatttaaaagaggtataaaaaatattttagttGCAACAGATGTAGCAGCAAGAGGTTTAgatatatcaaatattaaACATGTAATCAATTTTGATTTACCAAGTAATATAGATGATTATATTCATAGAATTGGAAGAACCGGAAGAGCTGGAAATATTGGTATAGCAACATCCTTTgtaaatgaagataataaaaatatatttaaagatcTATTAGCAACATTAGAAGAATGTAATCAACAAATCCCTCGTTGGTTTTTAAATCTAGTTATGAAACATACAGCAAGTGCAAGAGCTAatagaaattataaatataagtttatgaaaaataaaaataattttaataacagatttaataataataataataataatatggataataggAATTTTcatatgaacaataatatgcacatgaataataataataataataataataatccatttaataataataagggaCCATTTAGTAATTACAATCAACAACATCATAAtccatttaataataaaaataatagtgcttttaataataataataataacccAGGTACATTAGCATTTGGTAACAAtccatttaataataatatgtaccccaataataacaataataacaataataataatttcccatttaataacaataataacccATTCAACAATAAcaagtataataataacttcAAAAAATTTGATGATCAAAAGTTTCAAAGAAATAATTTCCAAAATgtagatgataataataatgaagcaTGGTAAATTCACATGTGAactaaaagaatattatatatatatatatatatatatatatataactttaatttcttttttttaccttttttccacacattataatatataccatTCAGATATTAAAAGTTGTATTTTAAGATTCattcaaaatttttaaagCACATCCAtttcttcaaaaaaaaaaaaaaaaaaaaaaaaaaaattaaaaaattaaaaaaaaaaaaaaaaaaagaaaaaagaagaacaaacattaatatatatatatatatatatatatatatatataatacatactaTATATACATCTTATCCTtatgataagaaaaaaaaaaaaaaaaacaacacacaatgttttattttaccATTAATTCTATTATTACGtatttttacaatatatatatatatatatatatatatatattatatgtttgaaccccttaatttattttgtacatataatttttttttttatacttgaATTATAATCCTTTGAAAAAAtgatcctttttattttgggtatatttttttatatatgtataaataataataatgagtttatgaatatatatatatatatatatatatatatatgtatttcatAAATATGCATTTACAtgtgttaataataaataattgtttttaagttatatttttttatatttcaaaatattaCTTAACAAAACTATTTGTACAAAAATgttaatcattttttatatatatgtacatttatgtatatatacatatatatatctataattaaaatattatttacaagagtaaaaaaaaattaaaaaaatatatgcaaaaaaaaagaaaaaaaaattaatctacatattacaaataattaaaacataaattgtattattatttaaaacctttatattaataaatgtataaattttaaaatattatattttagttaatgatatatacattatatatttatactttgTAGTATATAGTAAACAAATAATTCATACCtatatataagtaaataaattaatatatctatatatagaGAATAATtcgatataaaattaaacgttaaatttatttgttttatttttatttgcaCATCCTTTATTCTATATTTctctcttttctttttttttttcttcttttcttttctttttttctttctttctttctttctttatttatttttttttttctatattttttttttttttttcgttcttttttttttttttttttctttttgttgtAAAAAATTCAAACTTGATATtaaactttttattttttcctttgaaAAATAATTGAAGGAAGGTATgagaaaagaaataaaatggacatattcatattaaaaaGTGTAATTATagttaatataaatacaagaAATACAAAATGTTTATCATGAAATATTTCttgttaaatataaataatcacTAGGTTCTTCTGTTTTATATctacaaagaaaaaaagaagaatatatatatatttatatatttatttataaatttatttataaatttatttatatatttattttgtttatattacatttgaTCGATTTTATTGGATACTCCCCTTTCGTTTGAGGACATTAAATATAGGTGAATTAATTTACTAATAGTTTTGCGACTCATATATAGGTTATgcacatataaaaatgaacaagatgctgaaaagaaaaaaatatatattttgtaattaaatatttttcttcgtttctttttacaatatagaagtatatatatatatatatatatatatattggtgtgtgtattttttatggggttatttatttcatttttttttgattactTATTATTCCAAAAGATATTGGAAGATATGGtctaaataaaatatgtttatatatatatatattttaaacaaataatattaaaataatgtcTTGAAGGACAACACATAGATgaagtatattatatatatatatatatatatatatatatatatatatatatatatatatttatatttatatttatttatttatttatttatttatttatttataatttttttttttttttttttaatttaaattaataaccTAAAACGAAAAACTTTCAGTCTCTTCATATTATGAAAAGATGTTTGAATtcctataataaaaattaaaaaataaaagaacataTTAAGCAAAAACTTATACACATATTcctatttataattataaatatatttatatatattcataataccAAGAGCTAGTAGAACAGCTATCGTATGAGGTACATATTTATTCTCATACacaatttctttttcctGAGAATTTAATATCTCTCtactaataaaaaaaaattaatatttttaagttttatataaataagaaaggAAAACTAACAATAAAggaaatataacaaaatatatatatttatgatatatatgtatatatgtatttgtttatattaatatattattcattttatattgtatgtcctattttattttattttattttattttattttttccttttgttcttttattgAAATTTTCTAATTATTACTTTACTTTTAcgtaattattaattttatgtatGGTCTTATAACAACATAATGAATTATACCAATCATAAACTATATCCATCATATTTACAAAAaggtattaataaataaaatattatatatgattatataattttatcgAATGGTTTAAtatacttattttatttataaaaaaaaaaaaaaaaaaaaaaaaaaaaaaaaaaaaaaaaaaatacttataatattaaactcttacacaaaaaaaaattatatgaaaaataaaaaaataaaaaataaaaaataaaaaataaaaaacacattcttttaatttaacaaatatttctaaatataactattaaatgttttagtcagtaattaaaatatatatattatgtatggTTATTAGAGAGCCAGAAAATAATTTCtgtcatatattttaatttttaagttCTATAATCGATACCAAGTATTAAATGAACacctatatattatacatacatatatatattatacatacatatatatatatatatgtatatatatatatatatatatatatatatatatatatatatatatatatatgtatgtataatatatatatttacaactTAAACTATAAAagtgaataaaaaaaaaaaaaaaaaaatattaaaaaaaatgaaacatttacagtaataataatagtagaaaataaaacaaactatttagtaaaataaataaagtagcagttaaaaaaaattctaaaaaaatatttgcgCCAAACTTTTTAAATTAGTATCTATATCTAactaaaagaaataaaaatatatatatatatatatataacatatatataataaaagtatttaattttaataataataaattttgcGTAAAGAaatctaatatatattttacacatatatttatttatttatgcccatatatatataatatggaaACTATACAAGAACTAATACTTTCTGAGGAAAATAAAACTAATATTGCCGTATTAAACTTAGGAACAAATGATAGAAGAAACGCTGTGTTGATTCTAGAAACTGCTCTGCACCTTGTCGAAAAATATTTAGGTAAGaaaaaagtataataaataaataaataaatacacaaacaaagaaatatatatatatatatatatatatatatatatgtgtatatacatacttttatatacatacctttatatacatacttttatatacatatcacTCTTtgattctatatatttttatttttcactTTGTaggaaaaattattaatacgTCCTACTTGTATGAAACCGTTCCAGAATACATTGTATTAGATAAAAAGGAAAGTTgcgaaaaaataaacaaggATTGTCGTATATATGatgttaattatataaacgaATTGATGCAAAATTTAGAAGAATCTAAATATGAAGAGAATAAAGAATTAATTGATAAATGTGAAGAATATGAaacatttttgaaaaatgGAAAAGTTGATAATAGTATTCTAAAGGAAGTAAATGtagaaaattatttattagaatgtaataatataatagtaaAGAATGAcgaaataatgaaaaataatttaagcaaatataaagataaatattatactaGCTACTTTTATAATTTGACAGTTGTAGTTAAAACTTTTGTAAATGATCCTCTTAGTATGTTGGtagttataaaatatattgaagaattaatgaaaagggaaaatgtaaaagagaaagaaaaatttgAAAATCGTATAATAGATATAGATATTCTATTTTTTAATGATTTTACAATCTTTatgaaaaacataaaattggaaaaaaatatgatttataaaatactctcaaaatatattcatttggaaagagatataaaaaatggaaatgaCAATATGTCTAAAGTAAATATggataaagatataaatcttaataataacaataatataaaaaaaaaaaataataatgatattgaTTGTGATTGTGTGGATCAGAAGATGAATAATCatgtgaataataaaaattatataaattcttttaGAGATCCacaagaaataataaacaatatGGTAGATAATATTGAATTTTTATCCATTCCTCATGTGTATACAACACACAGATATAGCATACTTTTATGCTTAAATGATATGATACCCGAATATAAGCATaatgttttaaataatacCATCAGatgtttatataacaaatatgtgAGTAGGATGAaagaacaatataatataaatattaaagaaaataataaaaggatatatgtattaaaagatagaatttcttatttaaaagaaaaaacaaatattgtTGGAATATTAAATGTTAATTATGATTCTTTTTCAGATGGAGGTATTTTTGTTGAACCTAAACGTGCTGTTCAAAGAATGTTTGAAATGATAAATGAAGGTGCTAGTGTTATAGATATAGGTGGAGAATCCTCTGGTCCTTTTGTTATACCTAATCCAAAAATTAGTGAAAGAGATTTAGTAGTACCTGTATTACAATTATTTCAAAAAGAATggaatgatataaaaaataaaattgttaaATGTGATGCGAAACCAATTATAAGTATTGATACAATTAACTATAATGTTTTTAAAGAATGTGTTGATAATGATTTagttgatatattaaatgatattAGTGCTTGTACAAATAATccagaaattataaaattattaaaaaaaaaaaacaaattctATAGTGTAGTTCTAATGCATAAAAGAGGAAATCCACATACAATGGATAAACTAACAAATTATGATAATCTAgtttatgatataaaaaattatttagaaCAAAGATTAAATTTTCTTGTATTAAATGGAATACCTCGTTATAGGATACTATTTGATATTGGATTAGGATTTGCGAAGAAACATGATCAATCTATTAAACTCttacaaaatatacatgtatatgaTGAGTATCCACTTTTTATTGGATATTCAAGAAAAAGATTTATTGCCCATTGCATGAATGATCAAAATGTTGTAATAAATACACAACAAAAATTACATGATGaacaacaaaatgaaaataaaaatattgtggACAAATCACACAATTGGATGTTTCAGATGAATTACATGAGGAAAGACAAGGATCAACttttatatcaaaaaaatatatgtggtgtgtttaaaaaaaaaaaaaaattcaaatgaGTATACAAAAGTAACAATTCTATATatgttacatataaaatataaataatatatattcatgtatatgtatttatgtatttcttTTCAGGTGGATTAGCAATTGCTTCCTACAGCTATTATAAAAAGGTAGATCTAATAAGAGTTCATGACGTTTTAGAAACAAAATCGGTTTTGGATGTTTTAACAAAAATAGACCAAGTGTAATTTACAAAAGGAAAGTGCAAACATGtgattaaacatatatatatatatatatatatatatatatatatatatatatatatatatatttatttatttatttatatatatatatttgttgttCTTTTTCCTATTTTACATGCTCATTATATGTCAAGTACTCTAATGGTTTAgtgattttataaaattatcaaaAGTGGACTATtacgaaataaaaatacatttctttatacacatatatataaagaaacatACATTTTTTGTCCGTAAGTATTATAATAACTTACAATTTATttcaataaatatttttgtaattataacataatataatatatatttatttatttaaaagttttttttttcttctttcataatttcttttttttaaacttaaaaattattaagtgttaaaataaaatgtaccaaaaatatattcataaaaaggAAAGTGTACGACGTTTATTGaatgtatatatgaaataaataaatgaattaatacataaatgtttatatatatatatatatatatatatattggatAACACcgatttttatattttcttatccATTTTCTTGGTAATATGATCAGtccttattttcattttcattttcatttcctGACTGGTTCAAATGATTTTTTACggaattcttttttttttccttcggTGTACATGCAGTCAAATTAAGAGGTAAATGACTATGAGATAAATGATAACATTCTTTTGATTCATAGACAATTATAGGAAAggaatcatatatattttcctcattaatattaattgaatatatattattaagaaatgaaataaattttcGAAGAGAAAGAAAACTCATTATTTTTGGTTTATTTTGCATAAATGTATTACAATCGATTACAACTATATCATATACATCATcacaattaaatatatatataccatatggatatttaatttttattatgatatataatttgaaataatatttttgcatatcttttttttcattcgcattaaattgtataaaatttgtattctcaataatattaattaattcatttaaagattctttaaaattacttgtctctatattttttatttcttttaaaaattttaaattttctttttgtatatGAAATGCTTTTTTCATATCTTTCTTAGAATATAAACATTCCAAAAGTATGGAAAGTAGTAAAtctttatttctttcttcaTATCTGTACATTTTTAAGAAGAAGTTGAAAATACAAAATTCGGCTTCCTCATGGTTTAGTTCTAGGTTAAATTCGTGTGCGCATTCACACCAGTCTGCCTTCAAAAAAGTGggttggaaaaaaaaaaaaaaaaaaaaataaataaataaataacaaataaataataaataaaataaaaaataaagttatAAATGTGTAATAACAGacataatacatacatatatatatatatatatatatatatatatatatttatttatttatttataatttgatTTATTTGGTTTTACGTGGGGGTTAAAATAGATGGAGTGAAGGGAAACCTCCTTAATAGTATCTACATCTTTTTTAAGAATTTTATCGAACacattataataacattgaccattatcatttttactATAACCAtctgaataatttttttttaatgttatattttttcttttatcctttttctttaattcatcaaaaaaatttatacaacAAAATTCAaattgattatatatataagataaaaAG
Protein-coding regions in this window:
- a CDS encoding hydroxymethyldihydropterin pyrophosphokinase-dihydropteroate synthase, with protein sequence METIQELILSEENKTNIAVLNLGTNDRRNAVLILETALHLVEKYLGKIINTSYLYETVPEYIVLDKKESCEKINKDCRIYDVNYINELMQNLEESKYEENKELIDKCEEYETFLKNGKVDNSILKEVNVENYLLECNNIIVKNDEIMKNNLSKYKDKYYTSYFYNLTVVVKTFVNDPLSMLVVIKYIEELMKRENVKEKEKFENRIIDIDILFFNDFTIFMKNIKLEKNMIYKILSKYIHLERDIKNGNDNMSKVNMDKDINLNNNNNIKKKNNNDIDCDCVDQKMNNHVNNKNYINSFRDPQEIINNMVDNIEFLSIPHVYTTHRYSILLCLNDMIPEYKHNVLNNTIRCLYNKYVSRMKEQYNINIKENNKRIYVLKDRISYLKEKTNIVGILNVNYDSFSDGGIFVEPKRAVQRMFEMINEGASVIDIGGESSGPFVIPNPKISERDLVVPVLQLFQKEWNDIKNKIVKCDAKPIISIDTINYNVFKECVDNDLVDILNDISACTNNPEIIKLLKKKNKFYSVVLMHKRGNPHTMDKLTNYDNLVYDIKNYLEQRLNFLVLNGIPRYRILFDIGLGFAKKHDQSIKLLQNIHVYDEYPLFIGYSRKRFIAHCMNDQNVVINTQQKLHDEQQNENKNIVDKSHNWMFQMNYMRKDKDQLLYQKNICGGLAIASYSYYKKVDLIRVHDVLETKSVLDVLTKIDQV